The following nucleotide sequence is from Candidatus Taylorbacteria bacterium.
GTTTCCTAGAGAAGAGATGTATGGTTTAACCTCGCAAATACGTCGCGCGGCTGTATCTATTCCGTCTAATATTGCTGAAGGAAGAAACAGAAACACTAAAAAAGATTTCATTCAGTTTTTGAAAATATCTTTTGGATCTACTGCGGAGATCGAAACACAGATGGAAATTGCTTCTGAATTGCAATATATAACCTCTAATGAGCTTGCCGATGTTTTGAATACAATAAGTGAAATTACACGAATGCTCCACGCGCTTTGCAGAAAATTATCCTCGTCTTTACTAACACCTAAAACCTAACACCTTACACCTATTTATGCTTTATCTCTTGTATGGCGAAAACAAAGATCAGGCTCGGGAGAAAGCTCGTGGCATGATCGATAATTTGAAGAAAAAGAAGCCAGATGCGGCGTTTTTCCATGTG
It contains:
- a CDS encoding four helix bundle protein encodes the protein MEKEYKINSCKDLIVWQKSLKLSVIAYHLTKKFPREEMYGLTSQIRRAAVSIPSNIAEGRNRNTKKDFIQFLKISFGSTAEIETQMEIASELQYITSNELADVLNTISEITRMLHALCRKLSSSLLTPKT